From Eleftheria terrae, the proteins below share one genomic window:
- a CDS encoding polyhydroxyalkanoate depolymerase, translated as MLYQLYETQRAWLSPFAEFASASSKLYSHPLSPLTHTPGADRVAACFDLMHRLAKEYEKPQFGITTVQVEGTDIAVQEQIAVNKPFCQLRRFKRFTDEVELLTTMKSQPSVLVVAPLSGHHATLLRDTVRMLLRDHKVYITDWVDARMVPLDAGPFHLDDYVEYVQDFIRHIGPDVHVISVCQPTVPVLAAISLMASRGEPTPRTMTMMGGPIDARKSPTAVNNLAMNKSYEWFENNVIYRVPPNYPGAGRRVYPGFLQHTGFVAMNPDRHLSSHYDYFLDLVRGDDESVEQHRTFYDEYNAVLDMPAEYYLDTIKTVFQDFALVNGTWQVRGEYVRPQDIKTTALLTVEGELDDISGAGQTRVAHELCTGIPKDEQPHYTVEGAGHYGIFSGRRWREKVYPRVRDFIAKHEK; from the coding sequence ATGCTGTACCAACTGTATGAAACCCAACGCGCCTGGCTCAGCCCTTTTGCGGAGTTCGCGAGCGCTTCATCCAAGCTCTACAGCCACCCGCTGTCGCCGCTGACGCACACGCCGGGCGCCGACCGGGTCGCCGCCTGCTTCGACCTGATGCACCGCTTGGCGAAGGAATACGAGAAACCGCAGTTCGGCATCACCACGGTTCAGGTCGAAGGCACCGACATCGCGGTGCAGGAACAGATCGCGGTCAACAAGCCCTTCTGCCAGCTGCGCCGCTTCAAGCGCTTCACTGACGAGGTGGAGCTGCTCACCACGATGAAGTCGCAACCCTCGGTGCTGGTGGTGGCGCCCCTGTCGGGCCACCACGCCACCCTGCTGCGCGACACGGTCCGCATGCTGCTGCGGGACCACAAGGTCTACATCACCGACTGGGTCGATGCCCGCATGGTGCCGCTCGACGCGGGCCCCTTCCATCTCGACGACTATGTCGAGTATGTGCAGGACTTCATCCGCCACATCGGGCCGGACGTGCACGTCATCTCGGTCTGCCAGCCCACCGTGCCGGTACTGGCGGCTATCTCGCTGATGGCCAGCCGCGGCGAGCCGACGCCGCGCACGATGACCATGATGGGTGGGCCCATCGATGCCCGCAAGAGCCCGACCGCGGTCAACAACCTGGCGATGAACAAGAGCTACGAGTGGTTCGAGAACAATGTCATCTACCGGGTGCCGCCCAACTACCCGGGCGCGGGACGGCGCGTTTACCCGGGCTTCCTTCAGCACACCGGCTTCGTCGCGATGAACCCGGACCGGCACCTCAGCTCGCACTACGACTACTTCCTGGACCTGGTGCGTGGTGACGATGAAAGCGTCGAGCAACACCGCACCTTCTACGACGAGTACAACGCGGTGCTCGACATGCCCGCCGAGTACTACCTGGACACCATCAAGACCGTCTTCCAGGACTTCGCACTGGTCAATGGCACCTGGCAGGTGAGGGGCGAGTACGTCCGGCCGCAGGACATCAAGACCACCGCGCTGCTGACCGTGGAAGGCGAGCTGGACGACATCTCCGGCGCCGGCCAGACCCGCGTGGCACACGAACTGTGCACCGGCATCCCGAAGGACGAGCAGCCGCACTACACGGTGGAAGGTGCCGGGCACTACGGCATCTTCTCCGGCCGGCGTTGGCGCGAGAAGGTGTATCCCCGGGTGCGCGATTTCATCGCCAAGCACGAGAAGTAA
- the rsxB gene encoding electron transport complex subunit RsxB — translation MPHPTVTADAIDALLPQTQCTRCGYPDCRSYAEAIAEGRAGIDQCPPGGAEGIARLAALTGQPERPLNPAHGIEGERRLAIIDEDWCIGCTLCIKACPVDCIVGAPKQMHSVIDALCTGCELCVPVCPVDCISLASATPGRTGWQAWSEEQAGQARERHAFHRLRLVRDKQENDERLAAKAERKLANLPAETRLTDPAQIDRKRAIIEAALQRARQQRSGG, via the coding sequence ATGCCTCACCCTACCGTCACGGCCGACGCCATCGATGCACTGCTGCCGCAGACGCAATGCACCCGGTGCGGGTATCCGGACTGCCGCAGCTATGCCGAAGCGATCGCCGAGGGCCGCGCCGGCATCGACCAGTGCCCGCCCGGCGGCGCCGAGGGCATCGCCCGACTGGCTGCGCTCACCGGCCAGCCCGAGCGGCCGCTGAACCCGGCCCATGGCATCGAGGGCGAGCGCCGGCTGGCGATCATCGACGAAGACTGGTGCATCGGCTGCACGCTGTGCATCAAGGCCTGCCCGGTGGACTGCATCGTCGGCGCGCCGAAACAGATGCACAGCGTGATCGACGCCTTGTGCACCGGTTGCGAGCTGTGCGTGCCGGTCTGCCCGGTCGATTGCATCTCGCTGGCCTCGGCCACCCCGGGGCGTACCGGCTGGCAGGCGTGGAGCGAGGAGCAAGCCGGCCAGGCACGCGAGCGCCATGCCTTCCACCGCCTGCGGCTGGTGCGCGACAAGCAGGAAAACGACGAGCGACTGGCCGCCAAGGCCGAGCGCAAGCTGGCCAACCTGCCGGCCGAAACCCGCCTGACCGATCCGGCGCAGATCGACCGCAAGCGGGCCATCATCGAGGCCGCGCTGCAGCGCGCCCGGCAGCAGCGCAGCGGCGGTTGA
- the nth gene encoding endonuclease III, protein MRVSDIEPFFATLKAANPQPNTELEYTSVFELLTAVLLSAQATDVGVNKATRRLFPVANTPQKILALGHDGLCEYIKTIGLYRSKAKHLLETCRILVEQHGGVVPRTREALEALPGVGRKTANVVLNVAFGEPTMAVDTHIFRVSNRTGLAPGKNPLQVELALLRRVPPAYLVDAHHWLILHGRYVCVARKPLCYKCAVAQYCDFTPKTPPPSG, encoded by the coding sequence ATGCGCGTCTCTGACATCGAGCCCTTCTTCGCCACCCTCAAGGCTGCCAATCCGCAGCCCAACACCGAGCTGGAGTACACCAGCGTCTTCGAGCTGCTGACGGCGGTTCTGCTGTCGGCACAGGCGACCGACGTCGGTGTGAACAAGGCCACCCGCCGGCTGTTCCCGGTGGCCAACACACCGCAGAAGATCCTGGCGCTGGGCCACGACGGGCTGTGCGAGTACATCAAGACCATCGGCCTCTACCGCAGCAAGGCCAAGCACCTGCTGGAGACCTGCCGCATCCTGGTGGAGCAGCACGGCGGCGTGGTGCCACGCACTCGCGAAGCGCTCGAGGCCTTGCCGGGCGTGGGCCGCAAGACCGCCAATGTGGTGCTCAATGTCGCCTTCGGCGAGCCGACGATGGCGGTCGACACGCACATCTTCCGCGTCAGCAACCGCACCGGACTGGCGCCGGGGAAGAACCCGCTGCAAGTCGAGCTGGCCTTGCTGCGCCGCGTGCCACCCGCCTACCTGGTGGACGCCCACCACTGGCTCATCCTGCACGGCCGCTATGTCTGCGTGGCGCGCAAGCCGCTGTGCTACAAGTGCGCCGTTGCCCAGTACTGCGATTTCACCCCGAAGACACCGCCACCGTCAGGCTGA
- a CDS encoding histidine phosphatase family protein: MHCLIWRHPKPRGAQGRCIGRTDLPVDPRKAKRLAHRIRRAARREGWPREVWTSPLQRGAAVGRWLARWGWRHECDARLAELDFGEWDGRHWQDIGAGPVQAWCDDFAALAPGGGEALVQLFDRCLSFLREQEPAAVRLVVGHGGWMNAVALLAAGRGLPHSPGDWPAAPRYGALRRFSLTVAVSSG, encoded by the coding sequence ATGCACTGCCTGATCTGGCGCCACCCGAAGCCCCGCGGTGCGCAGGGCCGCTGCATCGGCCGAACCGACCTGCCGGTAGACCCGCGCAAGGCGAAGCGGCTGGCCCACCGCATTCGCCGCGCGGCGCGCCGCGAAGGCTGGCCGCGCGAGGTGTGGACCTCGCCGCTGCAGCGGGGCGCGGCGGTGGGCCGCTGGCTGGCGCGCTGGGGCTGGCGCCATGAGTGCGACGCACGGCTGGCGGAACTCGACTTCGGCGAGTGGGACGGCCGGCATTGGCAGGATATTGGCGCCGGACCGGTGCAGGCCTGGTGCGACGATTTCGCTGCCCTGGCGCCGGGTGGTGGCGAGGCGCTGGTCCAGCTGTTCGACCGTTGTCTGTCCTTCCTGCGCGAGCAGGAGCCGGCCGCGGTGCGGCTGGTGGTGGGCCACGGCGGCTGGATGAACGCCGTGGCGCTGCTGGCTGCCGGCCGCGGCCTGCCGCACTCGCCCGGTGACTGGCCGGCAGCGCCCCGCTATGGCGCGCTGCGGCGCTTCAGCCTGACGGTGGCGGTGTCTTCGGGGTGA
- the cobS gene encoding adenosylcobinamide-GDP ribazoletransferase has product MRWLAHEVRLALIGCQFLTRLPLPDWLTRWVGYQDAWLQASARHFPLVGAAVGAVAASVLLAAATVLGMPAATGLCIAASLLLTGGFHEDGWADTCDGLGGASSRQRALEIMKDSRIGAYGAMGLFVMLGLKWAALASMPPALAAPALLLAHTGSRTVAVSLIRWLPYAGDLEQAKAKPLSRHLSNPGWAVALGWAACAGAACLAWLSLPAVAAALLAMAAAGLYCRRWFRRRLGGYTGDCLGASQQLSELAAYLAVLGAWRCTA; this is encoded by the coding sequence ATGAGGTGGCTCGCCCACGAGGTGCGCCTGGCGCTGATCGGCTGCCAGTTCCTGACCCGGTTGCCGCTGCCGGACTGGTTGACGCGCTGGGTGGGCTATCAGGATGCATGGCTGCAGGCCAGCGCGCGGCACTTCCCGCTGGTGGGCGCCGCGGTGGGGGCGGTGGCTGCCTCGGTGCTGCTGGCGGCAGCCACTGTGCTGGGCATGCCGGCCGCCACCGGCCTGTGCATCGCCGCCAGCCTGCTGCTGACCGGCGGCTTTCACGAGGACGGCTGGGCCGACACCTGTGACGGCCTGGGCGGCGCCAGCAGCCGCCAGCGCGCGCTGGAGATCATGAAGGATTCGCGCATCGGCGCCTATGGGGCCATGGGCCTGTTCGTGATGCTCGGCCTGAAGTGGGCAGCGCTGGCCAGCATGCCACCTGCGCTCGCCGCGCCGGCCTTGCTGCTGGCCCACACCGGCTCACGCACCGTGGCGGTGAGCCTGATCCGCTGGCTGCCCTATGCCGGCGACCTGGAGCAGGCCAAGGCCAAGCCCTTGTCGCGCCATCTGTCGAACCCGGGCTGGGCGGTGGCGCTCGGGTGGGCGGCATGCGCTGGCGCTGCCTGCCTGGCCTGGCTCTCGCTGCCGGCCGTGGCGGCAGCACTGTTGGCCATGGCGGCAGCCGGCCTGTACTGCCGGCGCTGGTTCCGCCGGCGGCTGGGCGGCTACACCGGCGACTGCCTGGGCGCTTCCCAGCAACTGAGCGAGCTGGCCGCCTACCTGGCGGTGCTCGGGGCGTGGCGATGCACTGCCTGA
- the cobT gene encoding nicotinate-nucleotide--dimethylbenzimidazole phosphoribosyltransferase: protein MNHFDYLAPSVAPAANAALAARLQQRIDRKTKPLGALGRLERLALQLGLALASDTPQLEQPQLIVFAGDHGLAAQGVSAYPSDVTWQMVENFLAGGAAVSVLARQHGMALTVVDAGVRHDFQPRPGLQLRKIAAGTQDASRGPAMTAAQCQAALAAGAQVLRERPGNVVLLGEMGIGNTSCASLLMARLCGLPIEACVGRGTGLNDAALQRKQRVLAQALEVNHEAREPLAALAALGGFEVAMMVGAMLEAAHERRVIVVDGFIASAAVLVARALAPALLDYCVFAHCSGEQGHRALLQHLGAEPLLDLGMRLGEGSGAAVAWPLIDSSLRLLDEMASFESAGVSDGMPGT, encoded by the coding sequence ATGAATCACTTCGATTATCTCGCACCCTCGGTGGCGCCTGCCGCCAATGCCGCCCTCGCCGCGCGCCTGCAACAACGTATCGATCGCAAGACCAAGCCGCTTGGCGCGCTCGGGCGGCTGGAGCGCCTGGCGCTCCAGCTGGGCTTGGCGCTGGCCAGTGACACACCGCAGCTGGAGCAGCCGCAGCTGATCGTGTTTGCCGGCGACCATGGTCTGGCTGCGCAGGGCGTCTCGGCCTACCCTAGCGACGTCACCTGGCAGATGGTGGAGAACTTCCTGGCGGGCGGGGCCGCGGTGAGCGTGCTGGCACGCCAGCACGGTATGGCGCTGACGGTGGTGGATGCGGGCGTCCGGCACGACTTCCAGCCGCGGCCGGGCCTGCAGCTGCGCAAGATCGCTGCTGGCACCCAGGACGCGAGCCGGGGCCCGGCGATGACAGCGGCCCAGTGCCAGGCGGCCCTGGCCGCCGGTGCGCAGGTGCTGCGCGAGCGGCCCGGCAATGTGGTGCTGCTGGGGGAGATGGGCATCGGCAACACCTCGTGCGCCTCCTTGTTGATGGCACGCCTGTGTGGCCTGCCCATCGAAGCGTGCGTCGGCCGGGGCACCGGCCTGAACGACGCGGCGCTGCAGCGCAAGCAGCGAGTGCTGGCCCAGGCACTCGAGGTGAACCATGAGGCGCGCGAACCGCTGGCTGCGCTGGCGGCACTGGGTGGCTTCGAGGTCGCGATGATGGTCGGCGCCATGCTGGAGGCCGCCCATGAGCGTCGTGTCATCGTGGTGGACGGCTTCATCGCCAGCGCAGCGGTGCTGGTGGCGCGGGCACTTGCACCGGCGCTGCTCGACTACTGCGTGTTTGCGCACTGCTCCGGCGAGCAGGGGCACCGGGCGCTGCTGCAGCACCTGGGCGCCGAGCCGCTGCTGGACCTTGGCATGCGGCTCGGCGAAGGTTCGGGCGCCGCGGTGGCCTGGCCGTTGATCGATTCCAGCCTGCGCCTGCTCGACGAGATGGCCAGCTTCGAGTCGGCCGGGGTGTCCGACGGCATGCCTGGCACATGA
- the cobU gene encoding bifunctional adenosylcobinamide kinase/adenosylcobinamide-phosphate guanylyltransferase: MLSSSVHLILGAARSGKSRHAERLAAHCEQQGAEVVYIATAWPGDDEMRERIARHRAGRPASWQSIELPPGGAALAAALREHATPGRCVLVDCLTLWLSQLLCPPPGVAPEPAQPAVEALLLALQQVPGTVLLVSNEIGWGVMPLSREARAAVDALGRLHQQVAEIAARVTLTVAGIPMQVKPAAAA; encoded by the coding sequence CTGTTGTCATCGTCCGTACACCTGATCCTGGGTGCCGCCCGCTCCGGCAAAAGCCGGCATGCAGAACGGCTCGCCGCGCACTGCGAGCAGCAGGGTGCCGAGGTGGTCTACATTGCCACCGCATGGCCTGGCGACGACGAGATGCGCGAGCGCATCGCCCGCCATCGGGCCGGTCGTCCTGCAAGCTGGCAGAGCATTGAACTGCCGCCCGGCGGCGCGGCCCTGGCCGCAGCACTGCGCGAGCACGCGACGCCGGGGCGCTGCGTGCTGGTCGACTGCCTGACGCTGTGGCTGTCGCAACTGCTCTGTCCACCGCCCGGTGTGGCGCCCGAGCCGGCGCAGCCGGCCGTCGAGGCGCTGCTGCTGGCCTTGCAGCAGGTGCCGGGCACGGTGCTGCTGGTGTCCAACGAGATCGGCTGGGGCGTGATGCCGCTGAGCCGCGAGGCGCGGGCCGCGGTGGATGCGCTCGGGCGTCTGCACCAGCAGGTGGCCGAGATCGCCGCGCGAGTCACGCTCACCGTCGCGGGCATTCCGATGCAGGTCAAGCCGGCGGCAGCCGCGTGA
- the zapB gene encoding cell division protein ZapB, translating into MSQTDELADRVERLLVRYEELKRTNALLEQQLAGVTAERDSLRSRLSAARSRIDALLERLPEAIAPQAGGEKEV; encoded by the coding sequence ATGTCACAGACCGATGAACTCGCGGACCGCGTGGAGCGCCTGCTGGTGCGCTACGAGGAACTCAAGCGCACCAATGCCCTGCTGGAGCAGCAACTGGCCGGCGTGACCGCGGAGCGCGACAGCCTGCGCTCACGCCTGAGTGCCGCGCGCAGCCGCATCGACGCCTTGCTCGAACGCCTGCCTGAAGCCATCGCGCCGCAAGCCGGCGGCGAGAAAGAGGTCTGA
- the zapA gene encoding cell division protein ZapA yields the protein MKQIEVTIMGQSYILGCTEGGEAALLEAVNHVDREMCAIRDAGKVKARERIAVLAALNVAFELAQRPPASAPSVAPGQVPAPAVSPSTDAAALVRRIDEALGQDGQLI from the coding sequence ATGAAGCAGATCGAAGTGACCATCATGGGGCAGAGCTACATCCTCGGTTGCACCGAAGGTGGCGAGGCGGCCTTGCTGGAGGCGGTGAACCATGTCGACCGCGAGATGTGTGCGATACGCGATGCGGGCAAGGTGAAGGCGCGCGAGCGCATCGCGGTGCTGGCTGCGCTGAATGTGGCTTTCGAACTTGCACAGCGGCCACCGGCTTCGGCACCTTCGGTGGCGCCTGGCCAGGTGCCGGCGCCCGCGGTATCGCCAAGCACAGATGCGGCCGCCCTGGTCCGTCGCATCGACGAGGCCCTAGGACAAGACGGGCAACTCATCTGA
- a CDS encoding EVE domain-containing protein, translating into MPPASPCQYWLMKSEPDECSIDDLAAAPGQRVPWVGVRNYQARNFMRDAMRVGDGVLFYHSSCPEPGIAGLATVASAAYPDATQFDPASPYHDAKSTPEAPRWLHVDVQLSRKTRLLGLKEMRADPALAGMQVLKPGNRLSITPVTAEEWDHIVKLLETS; encoded by the coding sequence ATGCCCCCTGCCTCCCCCTGCCAGTACTGGCTGATGAAGAGCGAGCCCGACGAGTGCTCGATCGACGACCTGGCAGCGGCGCCCGGCCAACGGGTTCCCTGGGTCGGCGTGCGCAACTACCAGGCGCGCAACTTCATGCGCGACGCGATGCGCGTCGGCGACGGCGTGCTGTTCTACCACTCCTCCTGCCCCGAGCCTGGCATTGCCGGGCTGGCCACCGTGGCGTCCGCTGCCTATCCGGACGCGACGCAGTTCGATCCCGCAAGCCCGTACCACGACGCCAAATCGACGCCCGAGGCGCCGCGCTGGCTGCATGTGGACGTGCAGCTGTCGCGCAAGACGCGGCTGCTCGGCCTGAAGGAGATGCGGGCCGACCCGGCGTTGGCCGGCATGCAGGTGCTCAAGCCCGGCAACCGCCTGTCGATCACGCCGGTCACGGCCGAGGAATGGGACCACATCGTGAAGCTGTTGGAGACTTCTTGA
- a CDS encoding sulfite exporter TauE/SafE family protein, whose translation MNIEWWFVTELLALGACTGFLAGLLGIGGGMLLVPFLTLILTHRGVSADLSVKMAIATSMATILFTSISSVRAHHKRGAVRWGLVGGLAPGIVLGGLLGGAGVFALLKGQSLALIFAVFVGFSATQMLLDKKPAPSRQMPGLAGRTAAGGGIGFISGLVGAGGGFISVPFMTWCNVPIHNAVATSAALGFPIALANTLGYLIGGRELAPPLPGAFGYLYLPALVVIASASVLAAPLGARAAHAMNVRQLKRAFACTLYLLAAYMLYKALA comes from the coding sequence TTGAACATCGAATGGTGGTTCGTCACCGAGCTGCTCGCCCTCGGCGCCTGCACCGGTTTCCTGGCCGGCCTGCTCGGCATCGGTGGCGGCATGCTGCTGGTGCCCTTCCTGACCCTGATCCTCACGCACCGCGGTGTCTCGGCTGATCTGTCGGTGAAGATGGCCATCGCCACTTCGATGGCCACCATCCTCTTCACCTCCATCTCCAGCGTGCGCGCGCACCACAAGCGCGGCGCGGTGCGCTGGGGCCTGGTGGGCGGGTTGGCACCTGGCATCGTGCTGGGTGGCCTGCTCGGTGGGGCAGGCGTGTTCGCGCTGCTCAAGGGGCAGTCGCTGGCCCTCATCTTCGCGGTCTTCGTCGGCTTTTCGGCCACCCAGATGCTGCTCGACAAGAAGCCCGCGCCCAGCCGGCAGATGCCGGGGCTGGCCGGCCGCACCGCCGCGGGCGGCGGGATCGGCTTCATCTCGGGCCTGGTCGGCGCCGGGGGCGGCTTTATCTCGGTGCCATTCATGACCTGGTGCAATGTGCCCATCCACAACGCGGTGGCCACCAGCGCAGCCCTCGGCTTCCCGATCGCGCTCGCCAATACGCTGGGCTACCTGATTGGCGGACGCGAGTTGGCCCCGCCGCTGCCCGGCGCCTTCGGCTACCTCTACCTGCCGGCCCTGGTGGTGATCGCTTCGGCCAGCGTGCTGGCCGCCCCGCTGGGGGCACGTGCAGCACACGCGATGAACGTGCGCCAGCTCAAGCGTGCCTTTGCCTGCACGCTCTACCTGCTCGCCGCCTACATGCTCTACAAGGCGCTGGCCTGA
- a CDS encoding GGDEF domain-containing protein, translating into MEQPQLIAGAQSAPSQTPPDLPSPALLALLLAATEHSQGAVYAKDGDGRYVYANPAAARLLGRAVEEVLGRTDDELLPPEFAVPLKSADQAALAQRHPLHRDDKLPGTPGGQPVELAAVRVAVVPDPLAEARYLCGVWTDVTEPRRHQAQLRQALAQLEQQQRQNEELRQEVRDQAVRDPVTGVYNRRHFEEQLHREIDLSMREHREFALVSVQVDGHARLLATHGREAAERTLQALGRLLRSNTRVMDAPCRLGEDRFAVVLSGVGLATAHARMESVRRQCEAQLVMLEGAELHFTVSMGVASFPHTAYDREGLLRSADAALEEAKRRGSNCVMLAAIPFGPAAPPPQASAL; encoded by the coding sequence ATGGAACAGCCGCAACTCATCGCCGGGGCGCAGAGCGCGCCCAGCCAGACGCCGCCCGACCTGCCGTCGCCGGCCTTGCTCGCGCTGCTGCTGGCAGCCACGGAACACAGCCAGGGCGCCGTCTATGCCAAGGATGGCGATGGCCGCTATGTCTATGCCAACCCCGCCGCAGCCCGCTTGCTGGGCCGCGCCGTCGAAGAGGTGCTGGGCCGCACGGACGATGAACTGCTGCCGCCCGAATTCGCTGTGCCGTTGAAGAGCGCCGATCAGGCCGCACTGGCCCAGCGCCATCCGCTCCACCGTGACGACAAGCTGCCCGGCACACCGGGCGGGCAGCCGGTGGAACTGGCGGCGGTGCGGGTGGCGGTGGTGCCGGACCCGCTGGCCGAGGCTCGCTATCTGTGCGGCGTCTGGACCGATGTGACCGAGCCGCGGCGCCACCAGGCGCAGCTGCGCCAGGCGCTGGCGCAGCTCGAACAGCAGCAGCGCCAGAACGAGGAGCTGCGCCAGGAAGTGCGCGACCAGGCGGTGCGCGACCCGGTCACCGGCGTCTACAACCGCCGCCACTTCGAAGAGCAGCTGCATCGTGAGATCGACCTCTCGATGCGCGAACACCGCGAGTTCGCCTTGGTATCGGTGCAGGTGGATGGTCATGCGCGCTTGCTGGCCACTCACGGCCGCGAGGCGGCAGAGCGCACGCTCCAGGCGCTGGGTCGGCTGCTGCGCAGCAACACCCGGGTGATGGATGCGCCCTGCCGGCTTGGCGAGGACCGTTTCGCGGTGGTGCTGTCAGGCGTCGGCCTGGCCACGGCGCATGCCCGCATGGAAAGCGTGCGCCGGCAGTGCGAGGCCCAGCTGGTGATGCTGGAGGGCGCCGAGCTGCACTTCACCGTGTCCATGGGCGTGGCCAGCTTCCCGCACACCGCCTATGACCGAGAGGGCTTGCTGCGCAGTGCCGATGCGGCGCTCGAGGAGGCCAAGCGCCGTGGCAGCAACTGCGTGATGCTGGCGGCCATTCCCTTTGGGCCGGCCGCGCCGCCCCCTCAGGCCAGCGCCTTGTAG
- a CDS encoding type IV pili methyl-accepting chemotaxis transducer N-terminal domain-containing protein, whose translation MTSVLVVCAEAAAAAMLVADLDGVGIHVLGAVDRRNVVRDTVRHAPDLLVWSEAVPDEPMFEALAALASTAPLPVVVFTADADADKMSRALAAGVHAWVVDGYAPQRVRPLLHLAQARFRHEQQLRTALEDVSHRFEERKLVDRAKGILMRATQVSEEEAFRLLRTLSMRDNRRVGQVSRQVIDAARYAEAINRAGQLRMLSQRLVKLHALLAAEVDTAGSRALMAASVSRVEANLDVLSRSLPAATFGDLLDEVQRLWAELKPSLGRPAQVAPLAPLDELAGRLLKGAERLTTVLESASQLHSLHIVNICGRQRMLSQRLAKQALLARLLEGAQADAAQAGLRETVQQFEQSLAWLQAAPLTTSDIRQLLEAASLSWRSFSSGLQQAHRADGRLALAAASEDLLELFDRLTERYERSIDLLTR comes from the coding sequence ATGACGTCGGTGCTGGTGGTGTGTGCAGAAGCGGCCGCGGCTGCCATGCTGGTGGCCGACCTCGACGGGGTCGGCATTCACGTGCTTGGTGCGGTGGACCGCCGCAATGTGGTGCGGGACACGGTGCGCCATGCACCGGACCTGCTGGTCTGGTCCGAGGCGGTGCCCGACGAGCCGATGTTCGAGGCCCTTGCGGCGCTGGCCTCTACCGCGCCGCTGCCGGTGGTGGTTTTCACGGCCGATGCCGATGCGGACAAGATGAGCCGGGCGCTGGCCGCGGGCGTGCATGCCTGGGTGGTCGACGGCTATGCGCCCCAGCGAGTGCGCCCCTTGCTGCACCTGGCCCAGGCCCGCTTCCGCCATGAGCAGCAGCTGCGCACCGCGCTCGAGGACGTGAGCCACCGCTTCGAGGAACGCAAGCTGGTGGACCGTGCCAAGGGTATCCTGATGCGGGCCACCCAGGTCTCCGAAGAAGAAGCGTTCCGACTGCTGCGCACCTTGTCGATGCGTGACAACCGGCGCGTCGGCCAGGTCTCGCGTCAGGTCATCGATGCAGCCCGCTACGCTGAGGCCATCAACCGCGCGGGGCAGTTGCGCATGCTGTCGCAGCGCCTGGTCAAGTTGCATGCGCTGCTCGCGGCCGAGGTCGACACGGCCGGCTCGCGGGCCCTGATGGCTGCCTCGGTGAGCCGGGTGGAGGCCAACCTCGACGTGCTGTCGCGCAGCCTGCCCGCAGCCACCTTCGGCGACTTGCTGGATGAAGTGCAGCGACTGTGGGCAGAGTTGAAGCCGAGCCTCGGCCGTCCGGCACAGGTCGCGCCCCTGGCGCCGCTCGACGAGCTGGCCGGACGGTTGCTCAAGGGCGCCGAGCGGCTCACGACGGTGCTCGAGTCGGCCAGCCAGCTCCATTCATTGCACATCGTCAATATCTGCGGGCGGCAGCGCATGTTGTCGCAGCGCCTGGCCAAGCAGGCGCTGCTGGCGCGGCTGCTCGAAGGCGCCCAGGCCGACGCCGCTCAGGCTGGCCTGCGCGAGACGGTGCAGCAGTTCGAACAATCGCTGGCCTGGCTCCAGGCGGCCCCGCTCACCACCTCCGACATCCGCCAGTTGCTGGAGGCGGCGAGCCTGAGCTGGCGGTCGTTCTCGAGCGGGCTGCAGCAGGCCCACAGGGCCGACGGGCGGCTCGCACTGGCAGCAGCCAGCGAGGACCTGCTGGAGCTGTTCGACCGGCTGACAGAGCGCTATGAGCGCAGCATCGACCTGCTCACCCGCTGA